A stretch of Bacillus pseudomycoides DNA encodes these proteins:
- a CDS encoding MFS transporter: MEEINVKGFEINMLKKENSCLIALASVPLVMTLGNSMLIPILPTIEKKLHISSFQVSMIITIYSILAILLIPIAGYLSDRWGRKMVMVPSLLIAAIGGGITGWVSWKVENPYVWILIGRAIQGIGAAGAMPVVIPCVGDLYKDEKQVSTGLGIIETSNTFGKVLSPILGSALAAIVWFLPFWAIPVLCAVAIVLLLLLVKAKKQANEAPPFKEFIQSIGSTFRERGRWLVAIFALGAIVMLILFGILFYLSTTLEEKYNIHGIWKGCILAIPLLVLSISSYMAGKKIGDEQGVMKKFIYIGFILAAASVMLPLFLKGIYLLIICLVVMGIGIGIALPCLDALITQGIEKEQRGTVTSFYSSMRFIGVAAGPPLYSFFMKGADHEVFYLTSIFAIIGAVVTIVWIKPEKNQSILKQQPKPKPKPIS, from the coding sequence ATGGAAGAAATAAATGTGAAAGGTTTCGAAATCAACATGTTAAAAAAAGAAAACAGTTGTTTAATTGCACTTGCATCTGTTCCACTTGTTATGACATTAGGAAATTCAATGCTCATTCCAATCCTTCCAACAATCGAAAAGAAATTGCATATTTCTTCTTTTCAAGTATCTATGATTATTACAATATATTCTATTTTGGCAATCTTATTAATTCCTATTGCTGGTTATTTATCAGACCGGTGGGGACGTAAAATGGTCATGGTCCCAAGTTTATTAATTGCAGCTATTGGAGGCGGCATAACGGGTTGGGTATCATGGAAGGTGGAAAATCCGTATGTTTGGATTCTAATTGGAAGAGCGATTCAAGGAATAGGTGCTGCTGGAGCAATGCCAGTTGTAATCCCATGTGTTGGCGATTTATATAAAGATGAAAAACAAGTAAGTACCGGATTAGGTATTATTGAAACGTCAAACACATTCGGAAAAGTTCTTAGTCCAATATTAGGATCAGCTCTTGCAGCAATCGTATGGTTTTTACCATTTTGGGCCATCCCAGTTTTATGTGCTGTTGCTATCGTTTTATTATTATTGTTAGTAAAAGCAAAGAAACAAGCAAATGAGGCCCCGCCTTTTAAAGAATTTATTCAATCAATTGGTTCAACTTTTCGAGAAAGGGGAAGATGGTTAGTCGCGATTTTTGCATTAGGTGCTATCGTTATGCTCATATTATTTGGAATTCTTTTTTACTTGTCTACGACATTGGAAGAGAAGTACAACATTCATGGAATTTGGAAAGGATGTATACTTGCAATTCCATTGCTAGTATTATCTATAAGTTCATACATGGCTGGGAAGAAAATTGGTGATGAACAAGGTGTTATGAAAAAATTTATATATATCGGATTCATACTAGCAGCAGCGTCTGTTATGCTTCCATTATTTTTAAAAGGAATTTACTTATTAATTATTTGTCTTGTTGTTATGGGGATTGGCATTGGGATCGCTTTACCGTGTTTAGATGCTCTTATTACTCAAGGAATTGAAAAAGAACAGAGAGGGACGGTTACTTCTTTCTATAGTTCGATGCGTTTTATCGGTGTAGCTGCAGGACCGCCCCTCTATTCTTTTTTTATGAAGGGAGCAGATCATGAAGTTTTTTATTTAACAAGTATCTTTGCGATAATTGGAGCAGTGGTTACAATTGTTTGGATTAAACCAGAGAAAAACCAATCTATTCTGAAGCAGCAGCCGAAACCGAAACCGAAACCAATTTCATAA
- a CDS encoding LysE/ArgO family amino acid transporter, whose product MTNAILHGIVLALGLIIPLGVQNVFVFNQGASQPNILRATPVVLTASICDTILILIAVQGVSLMLLTFSWLTTTLYVIGFFFLVYMGWMIWKSGSTKETIEAKSMTIKKQIIFAASVSLLNPHAILDTIGVIGTNSIQYVGSEKWAFTFTTITVSWLWFIGLAFAGRVLGKIDSSGNTITILNKISGVIIWGVALYMLKQLIT is encoded by the coding sequence ATGACTAACGCAATCCTTCACGGAATAGTTCTTGCTCTTGGACTCATTATTCCATTAGGTGTACAAAACGTCTTTGTCTTTAACCAAGGTGCTAGTCAGCCGAATATTTTGCGAGCTACACCAGTTGTTCTAACCGCATCGATCTGCGATACAATTTTAATTTTGATTGCAGTACAAGGTGTATCACTTATGCTTCTTACCTTTTCGTGGCTAACAACCACACTTTATGTAATTGGATTTTTCTTTTTGGTTTATATGGGATGGATGATTTGGAAAAGTGGGTCTACAAAAGAGACGATTGAGGCAAAATCGATGACTATCAAAAAGCAAATTATCTTTGCCGCCTCTGTTTCTTTATTGAATCCACATGCAATCTTAGATACGATTGGCGTGATTGGCACAAACTCTATCCAATATGTAGGCAGCGAAAAATGGGCTTTTACTTTCACAACAATTACGGTTTCTTGGCTTTGGTTTATCGGCTTAGCATTTGCAGGGCGTGTGCTTGGAAAAATAGATTCATCAGGAAATACAATTACAATTCTAAATAAAATTTCAGGGGTTATTATTTGGGGAGTTGCTCTTTATATGCTGAAACAACTTATTACTTAA
- a CDS encoding DUF3933 family protein, protein MKQYVICQVIDGIKYLAAYAETRQEAIEKAELLGLRTGGRYVVVTAEEAEGLQYP, encoded by the coding sequence ATGAAACAATATGTTATTTGTCAAGTTATTGATGGAATAAAATATTTAGCTGCCTATGCAGAAACAAGACAAGAAGCGATTGAAAAAGCTGAATTATTAGGGTTAAGAACAGGAGGACGCTATGTTGTTGTTACTGCTGAAGAAGCGGAAGGGTTACAGTATCCTTAA
- a CDS encoding VanW family protein, whose amino-acid sequence MNEVNMRPKKRSKYRIMLGTWYYSVKRNIQWLTDGKKYAKTFQQEKLPCTVIQHRTILLRKLKDVDMWYQENKIINLKIAIKQLNGVVIKPGETFSYWRLIGKTTKRKGYVEGMVLHYGTFKPGVGGGLCQLSNLIYWMTLHTTLTITERYRHSYDVFPDSKRTQPFGSGATCSYNYLDLQIKNETDQAYQLHLYVTDEHLVGEWRTAYPQLYQYEVYEKEHAVKPAYWGGYIRRNVIHRRVFNQQKQFVEDQYVTENHAIMMYEPLLSYSSDKSEE is encoded by the coding sequence ATGAATGAAGTAAACATGCGGCCTAAAAAAAGGTCTAAGTATCGTATTATGTTAGGAACGTGGTATTACTCTGTAAAAAGGAATATTCAATGGTTAACGGATGGGAAAAAGTATGCTAAAACTTTTCAACAAGAAAAGTTACCTTGTACTGTTATACAGCATCGAACGATACTGCTTCGTAAACTTAAAGATGTAGATATGTGGTATCAAGAGAATAAAATTATTAATTTAAAAATCGCTATTAAACAGTTAAACGGTGTTGTAATTAAGCCGGGAGAAACATTTTCTTATTGGCGTTTAATAGGTAAGACTACAAAGAGAAAAGGGTATGTAGAAGGAATGGTGTTGCATTATGGTACTTTTAAACCAGGAGTTGGAGGTGGGCTTTGTCAACTTTCAAATTTAATATACTGGATGACATTACATACAACACTAACCATAACAGAACGATATCGTCATAGCTATGATGTATTTCCTGATTCAAAGCGTACACAGCCGTTTGGAAGTGGTGCGACTTGCTCCTACAACTATCTTGATTTACAAATAAAAAATGAAACAGATCAAGCTTATCAACTTCATCTTTACGTGACAGACGAACACTTAGTAGGGGAATGGAGAACAGCCTATCCTCAGCTTTACCAATATGAAGTATATGAAAAAGAACATGCAGTTAAGCCAGCTTATTGGGGTGGCTATATCCGACGTAATGTCATACATCGTAGAGTGTTTAATCAACAAAAACAGTTTGTTGAGGATCAATATGTAACGGAAAATCATGCAATAATGATGTATGAACCACTTCTGTCTTATAGTAGTGATAAAAGTGAGGAGTAG
- a CDS encoding patatin-like phospholipase family protein produces the protein MKIDGVFEGGGVRGIAHVGAICALTKHGYEWERVAGTSAGAIIAALLAAGYSCAELKTIINNVDYHQFLKKTLLDKIPFVGKGLNAWTRLGIYSNDFLEKWLEDLLHNKDIHNFSDLSNPQNLKIIASDISNGKMVIFPDDLPNYGFTNQDFSIAKAVRMSSTIPFYFEPVKWKTPKWKQPCYMVDGGLLSNYPIWIFDSPNIPRWPTFGFHFVKNEIQAEPVPYKDPLSMFKGLFKTMMQAHDLRHLDKESKARTITIPTGTITSTQFQLTTDEKEWLYQSGFSAAEKFLQSWNFKIYINRFRNGN, from the coding sequence ATGAAAATTGATGGTGTTTTTGAAGGTGGCGGCGTACGCGGAATTGCACATGTTGGAGCAATTTGTGCATTAACAAAGCATGGCTATGAGTGGGAACGTGTAGCGGGAACATCTGCTGGGGCTATTATTGCAGCTCTTCTAGCCGCAGGCTACTCTTGTGCAGAGTTAAAAACAATTATAAATAACGTTGATTATCATCAATTTCTTAAAAAAACTTTACTTGATAAAATTCCTTTTGTGGGAAAGGGATTAAATGCATGGACTAGATTAGGAATTTATTCAAATGATTTTTTAGAAAAATGGTTAGAAGACTTACTACACAACAAAGACATTCATAATTTTAGCGATTTATCTAATCCACAAAACTTAAAAATTATTGCCTCAGATATTAGTAATGGAAAAATGGTCATTTTCCCCGATGATTTACCAAACTACGGATTTACAAATCAAGATTTCTCTATTGCAAAAGCAGTTAGAATGAGCAGCACCATCCCTTTCTATTTCGAACCAGTAAAGTGGAAAACACCAAAATGGAAACAACCTTGTTATATGGTTGATGGCGGTCTTCTTAGTAATTATCCAATTTGGATTTTTGACTCCCCTAATATCCCCCGTTGGCCAACTTTTGGTTTTCATTTTGTAAAAAATGAAATACAAGCTGAACCTGTCCCTTATAAAGATCCCCTCTCTATGTTTAAAGGCTTATTCAAAACGATGATGCAAGCACACGACTTACGCCATCTAGATAAAGAATCGAAAGCAAGAACCATTACAATTCCAACTGGAACAATTACAAGTACACAATTCCAATTAACTACTGATGAAAAAGAATGGCTCTATCAGTCTGGCTTTAGCGCTGCCGAAAAATTTTTACAGTCTTGGAATTTCAAAATATATATTAATCGATTTAGAAACGGGAATTGA
- a CDS encoding YjcZ family sporulation protein: MGFGYGCGGYGYSCGGYGYGGGGCGYGGFALLIVLFILLIIIGASCWGGFISC, encoded by the coding sequence ATGGGTTTCGGATACGGTTGTGGTGGTTACGGATATAGTTGTGGTGGTTATGGATACGGCGGCGGTGGCTGCGGTTACGGCGGTTTCGCTTTATTAATCGTTTTATTCATCCTTTTAATCATCATTGGAGCTAGCTGCTGGGGCGGATTCATCAGTTGCTAA
- a CDS encoding YwqG family protein produces the protein MRNQIDSLIDKHNLTHIKRELLATIFPCVKVIPRQEESLPIGCSKMGGLPDVPSTFEYPTYEGKELDFIAQFNLADLQGVGMDHDLPETGMLYFFYNVNYQHEGTWCVLYYNEPTERLQRVNNKQSKYTQCALTFKLTYKLPELFIEDEADSDRFLQLLEELMPDHYDNHQVFGEPFSVQREVFEEAGEYTGIPDHDMTLLFQIDSDYANCHMMWGDLGMLYFCIGNEDLKQRRFENTCCILQSC, from the coding sequence ATGAGAAACCAAATTGATTCATTAATTGATAAACATAATTTAACCCATATAAAAAGAGAACTACTAGCTACTATATTTCCATGTGTAAAAGTTATTCCAAGACAAGAAGAGTCACTTCCAATTGGCTGTTCCAAGATGGGAGGACTTCCTGATGTTCCATCTACATTTGAATATCCAACTTATGAAGGAAAGGAATTGGATTTTATTGCACAATTCAATTTAGCTGATCTACAAGGTGTAGGCATGGATCATGATTTACCTGAAACAGGTATGTTGTATTTTTTCTATAATGTTAATTATCAACATGAAGGTACTTGGTGTGTGCTATATTATAACGAGCCGACCGAGCGATTACAGAGAGTGAATAATAAACAATCAAAGTATACACAATGTGCATTAACATTTAAATTAACATATAAGCTCCCAGAATTATTTATTGAAGACGAAGCAGATTCGGATCGTTTTCTACAATTATTAGAAGAGTTAATGCCAGATCATTATGATAACCACCAAGTATTTGGTGAGCCGTTCTCAGTTCAAAGAGAAGTGTTTGAGGAGGCTGGAGAATATACTGGTATTCCTGATCATGATATGACGTTGTTATTCCAAATTGACTCTGATTATGCAAACTGTCATATGATGTGGGGGGATTTAGGGATGTTATATTTCTGTATTGGAAATGAAGATTTAAAGCAGCGTCGTTTTGAAAATACATGTTGTATATTGCAGTCTTGTTAG
- a CDS encoding transglutaminase domain-containing protein — MKKINKYVTAVALCSTIMIGGLQVPAVSYAATNTKVVATQSDAKMLGDFRKELKKHIDNREENITITYKTKAKNGREVMDTLYKEYTKIVDADEYLKYNVAGTKYSIRGIPGNYTFTLQITYRESKEQTQYVKAQAKSIISSILKTGMDEHEKVKVIHDYVVKHVSYDTSYKAYTAYEALANRSAVCQGYTLLTYQLLKEAGIQSHIVTGKGNGQAHAWNLVKIENKWYHLDTTFDDPVPDKAGRVTYSYYNMSDEQLGKDHEWDRSKYPKASTNYYNELTSKIKKGGSKAVVYQQMLKDTNLIYLSAQYGAENYNEFKGKLQKQFTAKPTKVEVRYKQSMDGTMQDIKKALNELSWPKGAKRVSYQVAPYSAMAGYSLATITFTY; from the coding sequence ATGAAGAAAATAAACAAGTATGTAACAGCTGTCGCACTTTGTTCAACAATCATGATAGGTGGTTTACAAGTGCCTGCTGTATCATATGCAGCTACAAATACAAAAGTGGTAGCTACGCAATCAGACGCAAAAATGTTAGGAGATTTCCGAAAAGAATTAAAAAAACATATTGATAATCGTGAAGAGAATATTACAATCACATATAAAACAAAAGCTAAGAATGGTAGAGAAGTGATGGATACGCTCTATAAAGAGTATACTAAAATAGTAGATGCAGATGAGTATTTAAAATATAATGTAGCAGGTACAAAATATTCAATTCGTGGTATACCAGGAAACTATACTTTCACATTACAAATTACATATCGTGAATCAAAAGAACAAACACAATATGTAAAGGCACAAGCAAAATCAATTATAAGTTCTATTTTGAAGACGGGCATGGATGAGCATGAAAAGGTGAAAGTAATTCATGATTATGTTGTGAAACATGTTTCATATGATACTTCCTATAAGGCTTATACAGCATATGAAGCATTGGCAAACCGCTCTGCTGTGTGTCAAGGATATACACTATTAACATATCAATTATTAAAAGAAGCAGGGATTCAATCCCATATTGTAACAGGAAAAGGGAATGGGCAAGCTCATGCTTGGAATTTAGTGAAGATCGAGAATAAATGGTATCATCTTGATACAACATTTGATGACCCAGTTCCAGATAAAGCAGGTCGTGTGACATATTCTTATTATAATATGTCTGACGAGCAGTTAGGAAAAGACCATGAGTGGGATCGTAGTAAATATCCAAAAGCATCAACTAATTATTATAACGAATTAACAAGTAAAATAAAAAAAGGTGGTTCTAAAGCGGTAGTATATCAACAAATGCTAAAAGATACGAACTTAATTTATCTATCCGCGCAATATGGAGCTGAAAATTACAATGAATTTAAAGGTAAATTGCAAAAGCAATTCACTGCAAAGCCTACAAAAGTAGAAGTGCGTTATAAACAGTCAATGGATGGAACAATGCAAGATATTAAAAAAGCATTAAATGAACTTTCTTGGCCAAAAGGAGCAAAGCGAGTTTCATATCAAGTTGCACCATATAGTGCAATGGCAGGCTATTCATTAGCGACAATCACATTCACATATTAA
- a CDS encoding DUF4083 domain-containing protein has translation MSLFENDMFAVIYLCVMIGLIVLFLVSFSLFIRRLLINSSIKNIHSDQIEKKLDKIIELLEKDKK, from the coding sequence ATGTCTTTGTTTGAAAATGATATGTTTGCAGTGATTTACTTGTGTGTCATGATAGGCCTTATCGTTTTATTTCTCGTGTCTTTTAGTCTATTTATCAGAAGATTATTAATAAATTCTTCTATCAAAAATATTCATTCCGATCAGATAGAGAAGAAACTCGATAAAATTATTGAATTACTTGAAAAAGATAAAAAATAA
- a CDS encoding NUDIX hydrolase produces MADYIRKLRTKVGHECVLLNFSGGCVFNEVGEVLLQKRGDNGAWGFPGGAMEIGESAEETAIREIKEETGYIVQVNELIGVDTKYFHTYPNGDQAQTIGMFFKCSIIGGSKKIDGEETLDLKFFSLNQMPTLFNEQHRDCLDDILKGRMAVYR; encoded by the coding sequence ATGGCTGATTATATTAGAAAATTACGAACAAAAGTCGGGCATGAATGTGTACTGTTAAATTTTTCTGGTGGATGTGTTTTTAATGAAGTTGGTGAAGTACTTCTCCAAAAAAGAGGAGATAACGGTGCATGGGGATTTCCTGGCGGAGCAATGGAGATTGGAGAATCAGCTGAAGAAACTGCAATTCGAGAAATAAAGGAAGAGACTGGGTATATCGTGCAAGTGAATGAACTTATAGGCGTAGATACAAAGTATTTTCATACATATCCGAATGGAGATCAAGCGCAGACAATCGGTATGTTCTTTAAGTGTTCTATTATTGGTGGAAGTAAAAAGATAGATGGGGAAGAAACATTAGATTTGAAGTTTTTCTCGTTAAATCAAATGCCAACTCTATTCAATGAACAACATCGAGATTGTTTAGATGATATTTTGAAGGGAAGAATGGCTGTATATCGTTAA
- the nadE gene encoding ammonia-dependent NAD(+) synthetase, with protein MTLQEQIMKALHVQPVIDPKAEIRKRIDFLKDYLRKTGAKGFVLGISGGQDSTLAGRLAQLAVEEVRNEGGNATFITVRLPYKVQKDEDDAQLALQFIKPDQSVAFDIASTVDAFSNQYTDLLGESLTDFNKGNVKARIRMVTQYAIGGQQGLLVIGTDHAAEAVTGFFTKFGDGGADLLPLTGLTKRQGRAVLQELGAEERLYLKMPTADLLDEKPGQADETELGITYDQLDDYLEGKTVPADVAEKIEKRYTVSEHKRHVPASMFDDWWK; from the coding sequence ATGACATTACAAGAACAAATTATGAAAGCATTACATGTTCAACCTGTAATCGATCCGAAAGCAGAAATTCGTAAACGAATTGATTTCTTAAAAGACTATTTAAGAAAAACAGGTGCAAAAGGATTCGTGCTTGGTATTAGTGGTGGACAAGATTCTACACTCGCTGGCCGACTAGCACAGCTTGCTGTTGAAGAAGTTCGCAATGAAGGAGGCAATGCAACATTTATTACTGTACGTCTTCCTTATAAAGTACAAAAAGATGAAGATGATGCACAATTAGCGCTTCAATTTATTAAACCAGATCAATCTGTTGCTTTTGATATTGCATCGACAGTTGATGCATTTTCAAACCAATATACAGACTTATTAGGAGAGTCATTAACAGACTTTAATAAAGGAAACGTCAAAGCTCGCATTCGTATGGTTACACAATATGCAATTGGCGGTCAACAAGGTTTACTCGTTATCGGAACAGACCATGCTGCTGAAGCTGTAACAGGTTTCTTTACAAAATTCGGAGATGGCGGTGCCGATCTTTTACCACTAACAGGATTAACAAAGCGCCAAGGACGTGCTGTATTACAAGAATTAGGTGCTGAAGAACGTCTTTACTTAAAAATGCCAACAGCAGACTTATTAGATGAAAAACCAGGTCAAGCTGACGAAACAGAATTAGGTATTACATATGATCAACTAGATGATTACTTAGAGGGAAAAACAGTTCCTGCAGACGTCGCCGAAAAAATCGAAAAACGTTATACAGTAAGTGAACATAAGAGACACGTTCCAGCATCCATGTTTGATGATTGGTGGAAATAA
- a CDS encoding ABC transporter permease translates to MNIRELAFRNVTRNRRTYSAYFLSSAFAIMAFFVYSFFAFHPALNASQLGRYVFVSMSFAQVIIYLFTFFFILYSMGMFLKTRKRELGILMMLGMTKFQLKRLIFFENVLIGIAAIITGIICGMLFSGILILIAPLLLKVDLSVSYYLPTTAIGVTSIMFFLLFIIISFFSAGMIRKNQIMKLFRGSVKAKPEPKASIISSALAVLLLSAGYVGALISHGAMVFIMLIPVTTVVIIGTYLLYKQLSVFIIRACKKSKRLYWTRTNIITLSDLAYRMRDNARMFFIVTIISTVAFSAIGTLVGFASMTKGIMNQPIAFQYHSKQGNENESQHVQTIEQTLKKHNISAEKIEIVSKQTENQSLRDATFVRESDYKKYAKLAGERVDVLTEDAVLFLSIEIPGPPKKERETIELPNDNKSLQVKKVNTSSLGRVLTGNIYVVSDVQYNLLQSGFKEVKDYMYKTNEIKNEIEAGKELTHQIKAYQEYSRFSAAEYDQNQALQFAGPIFFVGFFIGIVFFVCAGSFLYFRLFSDLEEDYRLFDSIRKVGLTSGELAKVVTIRLGLLFFVPIGVATLHGAVALTALGQMFEYSLVKENAIVLSIFVGIQIVYFILIRSRYLKQLKERLRMS, encoded by the coding sequence ATGAATATTAGGGAATTAGCGTTCCGTAATGTAACACGGAATCGACGAACATATTCAGCTTATTTTTTGAGTAGTGCATTCGCAATTATGGCGTTTTTTGTTTACTCATTTTTTGCGTTTCATCCAGCATTAAATGCTAGTCAGTTAGGGCGATATGTATTTGTAAGTATGTCTTTTGCACAGGTCATTATTTATCTTTTTACTTTTTTCTTTATTCTTTATTCAATGGGAATGTTTTTAAAAACAAGAAAGCGTGAATTAGGAATTTTAATGATGCTAGGCATGACGAAATTTCAATTAAAGCGTCTTATCTTTTTTGAAAATGTACTGATTGGTATTGCTGCAATTATTACAGGCATTATTTGCGGAATGTTGTTTTCAGGTATATTGATTTTGATAGCACCATTATTATTAAAGGTAGATTTATCTGTATCCTACTATTTGCCAACAACAGCAATCGGTGTGACAAGCATTATGTTTTTCCTCTTATTTATTATCATTTCATTTTTTAGTGCAGGAATGATTCGTAAAAATCAAATTATGAAACTATTTAGAGGTTCAGTTAAAGCCAAGCCTGAACCAAAGGCGTCTATTATTTCTTCTGCTTTAGCAGTGTTACTGCTTAGTGCAGGGTATGTAGGTGCTTTAATTTCGCATGGTGCCATGGTATTTATTATGTTGATTCCTGTAACGACTGTTGTCATTATCGGCACATACTTACTTTATAAACAGCTGAGCGTATTTATTATTCGAGCATGTAAAAAGAGTAAACGGTTGTATTGGACGAGAACAAATATTATTACCCTCTCAGATTTAGCTTATCGTATGAGAGATAACGCACGGATGTTTTTTATTGTTACGATTATTTCAACTGTAGCATTTTCAGCTATTGGTACATTAGTTGGTTTTGCTTCTATGACAAAGGGAATCATGAATCAACCAATTGCATTTCAGTATCACTCTAAACAAGGAAATGAAAATGAATCACAGCATGTACAAACTATTGAGCAAACATTGAAGAAACATAATATATCTGCTGAAAAAATAGAGATTGTATCAAAGCAAACCGAAAATCAATCATTAAGAGATGCAACGTTTGTAAGAGAATCTGATTATAAAAAGTATGCAAAGTTAGCCGGGGAGCGAGTGGATGTATTAACTGAAGACGCAGTACTATTTCTATCAATAGAAATACCAGGTCCACCGAAAAAAGAGAGGGAAACAATTGAGTTACCGAATGATAATAAATCGTTGCAAGTGAAAAAAGTGAATACATCTTCTCTTGGTAGAGTACTTACTGGAAATATATATGTAGTTTCAGATGTTCAATATAATTTACTACAAAGCGGATTTAAAGAAGTGAAAGATTACATGTATAAAACAAACGAAATAAAAAATGAAATAGAAGCTGGAAAAGAACTTACCCACCAGATAAAAGCTTATCAAGAATATTCAAGATTTAGTGCTGCAGAATATGATCAAAATCAGGCTTTACAATTTGCTGGACCTATCTTTTTTGTAGGATTCTTTATTGGTATTGTATTCTTTGTTTGTGCAGGTAGTTTTTTATACTTCCGCTTATTCTCTGACTTAGAAGAGGACTATCGTTTATTTGATTCCATTCGAAAAGTAGGTTTAACAAGTGGTGAGTTAGCAAAAGTAGTAACGATCCGATTAGGGCTATTATTCTTTGTTCCAATTGGTGTTGCGACATTACATGGTGCAGTTGCGTTAACAGCTTTAGGGCAAATGTTTGAGTATTCACTTGTAAAAGAAAATGCGATTGTATTAAGTATCTTTGTAGGGATTCAAATTGTGTACTTTATCCTGATACGATCACGTTATTTAAAGCAATTGAAAGAAAGATTACGAATGAGTTAA
- a CDS encoding MMPL family transporter has translation MNIFQIKYSFNLLKSFPDNLESRQGYELIEKKYSPGQLAPITVVVNKEGKLSSEEIVQFVEKLDKQKGVEGLNPSIETIKKNTSQLLSEDGKAAKVQLILKDQPYSLQAVDTIQSLQSKESEFVKDGHVYFAGETAKQADLYDINNHDTTVIVVLISILIFILLGIQTKSLIAPIYMIGTILLSYCAALGLSMFLFQHLFGYTDMSYRIPLYTFVFLVALGVDYNIMLVSRIKEEAAHHSLQAAIENGLTATGGVISSAGIVLATFAVLTTQPLLELFMFGFVVALGVIIDTFLVRTLLVPAIMLLLKKWSLWPQKIK, from the coding sequence ATGAATATTTTTCAAATTAAGTATTCATTCAATCTATTAAAGTCTTTCCCGGACAATTTAGAATCCAGACAAGGATATGAATTAATTGAAAAGAAATACTCTCCTGGTCAATTGGCACCAATTACAGTTGTAGTAAATAAAGAGGGAAAATTATCAAGTGAAGAAATCGTACAGTTTGTAGAAAAGCTAGACAAACAAAAAGGTGTAGAAGGGTTGAATCCTTCTATTGAAACGATTAAAAAGAACACAAGTCAATTATTGTCTGAGGATGGAAAAGCGGCAAAAGTACAATTAATTTTAAAAGATCAACCATACTCATTACAAGCAGTGGACACGATTCAATCGCTTCAAAGTAAAGAAAGTGAATTTGTAAAGGATGGTCATGTTTATTTCGCAGGTGAAACAGCAAAGCAAGCGGATCTGTATGACATTAATAATCATGATACAACAGTAATTGTTGTGTTAATCTCTATCTTAATTTTTATTTTATTAGGTATTCAAACAAAATCACTCATTGCACCAATTTATATGATTGGAACGATATTGTTATCATATTGTGCGGCATTAGGGCTTAGTATGTTCTTATTCCAGCATTTGTTTGGATATACTGACATGAGTTATCGAATTCCGTTATATACGTTTGTGTTCCTTGTGGCACTTGGTGTTGATTACAATATTATGCTCGTTTCACGCATTAAGGAAGAAGCAGCACATCATTCGTTACAAGCAGCAATTGAAAATGGGTTAACAGCGACAGGAGGCGTCATTTCTTCTGCTGGTATCGTATTGGCTACATTTGCTGTATTAACTACTCAGCCATTATTAGAGCTGTTTATGTTTGGATTTGTAGTTGCACTAGGGGTGATTATTGATACATTCCTTGTGCGGACATTGCTTGTTCCAGCAATTATGCTTTTATTAAAGAAATGGAGTTTGTGGCCGCAAAAAATTAAGTAG